From a single Lolium rigidum isolate FL_2022 chromosome 7, APGP_CSIRO_Lrig_0.1, whole genome shotgun sequence genomic region:
- the LOC124673581 gene encoding glucan endo-1,3-beta-glucosidase 13-like gives MALTHLLLIGAAQLLAFFTGSEAGAVGVCYGMVGSNLMQPPAVVQLLKKNGITMVRLYDADAGALSALANTGIKVGVSVPNQNLADAAGGMSYALQWVRSNVKAYPNTLIDTVAVGNEVFDQAPQLTPQLLPAMKNIQAALASVGLADAVKVTTPIAFDALKESSPPSKGEFKDNIAQSVMSPMIDFLDRTGSHLSFNIYPYFAYRDHPELISLDYLLFRPNNGFYDQVTGLTYYNLFDAMVDAVFHAVEKLSSSSEHARGRMLRGRGTKITCSECGFPTKGKIGPPLKHQDAYPADYLGGQKESAAAATTANAQTYNSNLISKVLRGTGTPYKPNADISVYIFSLFNENLKTGDEEERNFGLFYPDGTPVYKVDFGHPGPSPATPTPAGPSWCTANAGVGDKRLQDALDYACGHGADCSPIQPGKPCYQPNTKVAHASYAFNDYYQRKGRASGTCDFAGAASIVYHKPGGTCDGNAASWCVANAAAGDKRLQDALDYACGHGADCRAIQTGGRCFDPNTKVAHASYAFNDYYHRNGRSDKSCDFAGCGSVVHQQPRFGNCAL, from the exons ATGGCGCTCACTCACCTCCTCCTGATCGGCGCGGCGCAGTTACTTGCCTTCTTCACCGGTTCAG AGGCCGGCGCTGTGGGCGTGTGCTACGGTATGGTGGGTAGCAACCTGATGCAACCGCCGGCTGTGGTGCAGCTGCTGAAGAAGAATGGCATCACAATGGTGCGGCTGTACGACGCCGATGCCGGAGCGCTCAGCGCGTTGGCCAACACCGGCATCAAGGTTGGTGTGTCGGTACCGAACCAAAATCTGGCAGATGCGGCTGGAGGAATGTCGTACGCGCTCCAGTGGGTGCGGAGCAACGTTAAGGCGTACCCGAACACGCTGATCGACACGGTTGCCGTCGGCAACGAGGTGTTCGACCAGGCACCCCAGCTGACCCCTCAGCTCCTCCCGGCAATGAAGAACATCCAGGCCGCGCTGGCCAGCGTGGGGCTGGCGGACGCCGTCAAGGTCACCACGCCCATCGCGTTCGACGCTCTCAAGGAGTCTTCCCCGCCGTCGAAAGGCGAGTTCAAGGACAACATCGCGCAGTCGGTGATGAGCCCCATGATCGACTTCCTGGACCGGACCGGCTCACACCTTTCCTTCAACATCTACCCCTACTTCGCCTACAGGGACCATCCGGAGCTCATCTCCCTCGACTATCTACTGTTCCGCCCCAACAACGGGTTCTATGACCAGGTCACCGGCCTCACCTACTACAACTTGTTCGATGCTATGGTTGATGCCGTTTTCCATGCCGTGGAGAAGCTGAGCAGCTCCAGCGAGCATGCTCGAGGTAGGATGCTTAGAGGTCGTGGCACGAAAATAACTTGTTCAGAATGTGGGTTTCCGACCAAAGGTAAAATAGGGCCGCCTCTCAAGCACCAGGACGCCTACCCAGCTGATTATTTAGGGGGGCAAAAAGAGAGTGCGGCGGCGGCCACCACCGCGAACGCCCAAACCTACAATTCTAACCTCATCAGCAAGGTTCTTAGAGGCACCGGCACACCTTACAAACCCAACGCCGACATCTCCGTCTACATCTTCTCCTTGTTCAACGAGAATCTCAAgaccggcgacgaggaggagcgcaACTTCGGGCTGTTCTACCCCGACGGCACACCCGTCTATAAGGTCGACTTCGGCCACCCTGGTCCGTCTCCTGCTACCCCTACACCTGCGGGGCCTAGCTGGTGCACGGCGAACGCGGGTGTCGGGGACAAGCGGCTCCAGGATGCCCTCGACTACGCGTGCGGCCACGGGGCGGACTGCAGCCCCATCCAGCCCGGCAAACCGTGCTACCAGCCCAACACCAAGGTCGCGCACGCGTCCTACGCATTCAACGACTACTACCAGAGGAAGGGCCGTGCCAGCGGCACATGTGACTTCGCTGGAGCCGCTTCGATTGTCTACCACAAGCCAGGAG GCACCTGCGACGGGAACGCGGCGAGCTGGTGTGTGGCGAACGCGGCCGCAGGAGACAAGCGCCTTCAGGACGCGCTGGACTACGCCTGCGGTCATGGCGCCGACTGCCGTGCCATCCAGACCGGCGGTCGGTGCTTCGATCCCAATACCAAGGTCGCGCACGCGTCCTATGCATTCAACGACTACTACCATCGCAACGGCAGGTCCGATAAATCGTGTGACTTCGCTGGCTGCGGCTCCGTCGTCCACCAGCAACCTA GGTTTGGCAACTGCGCCCTGTGA